In the genome of Leptospiraceae bacterium, one region contains:
- a CDS encoding lysophospholipase, which translates to MRQDVEFLSKDRTKLIASLWDANSHQWLLWIHGFAEHRLRYENFANFLYEHQISFFIFDLRGHGDSEGKRGLILDFQEYLNDVEAAIQFLSTKTKKIHIGGHSMGGLILGRYLETRNPPIEIKSAILTCPFIGLGMPVPGWKRFLGNLLSKPLPGLLLPSGLDPEKLSHDKHVVESYKNDPKVFKHATARWFAECLKHQELVVKEASNIRIPTLVLQGLSDEIVDPQAAKTFYENLTTEKRWIGYERLYHEILNEIQEERQKVYQDILKWIKK; encoded by the coding sequence ATGAGGCAAGATGTGGAATTTCTTTCAAAAGATCGAACAAAATTAATAGCCAGTCTGTGGGATGCGAACTCACATCAGTGGCTTCTTTGGATACATGGCTTTGCTGAACATCGACTACGATATGAGAACTTTGCCAATTTTCTCTACGAACATCAAATCTCTTTTTTTATCTTTGACTTAAGAGGACATGGAGATTCTGAAGGAAAAAGAGGTTTGATTTTAGATTTTCAAGAATACTTAAATGATGTAGAAGCTGCCATTCAATTTCTTTCCACCAAAACAAAAAAAATTCACATAGGCGGTCATTCTATGGGAGGCTTGATTTTAGGAAGGTATCTTGAAACACGAAATCCTCCCATCGAAATCAAAAGTGCGATTTTAACCTGTCCTTTTATAGGTTTGGGAATGCCCGTTCCTGGATGGAAAAGATTTTTAGGAAATTTATTATCAAAACCATTGCCAGGACTATTACTTCCCTCAGGCTTGGATCCGGAAAAACTAAGTCATGACAAACACGTTGTAGAATCTTACAAAAACGATCCAAAGGTGTTTAAACATGCCACTGCTCGCTGGTTCGCCGAATGTCTTAAACACCAAGAACTTGTCGTAAAAGAGGCATCAAACATACGAATTCCGACGTTGGTGCTTCAAGGACTGAGTGATGAGATAGTTGACCCTCAGGCTGCCAAGACATTTTACGAAAACCTAACAACAGAAAAAAGATGGATTGGATATGAAAGATTGTATCATGAAATCTTAAACGAAATTCAAGAAGAAAGACAAAAAGTTTATCAGGATATTTTAAAATGGATAAAAAAATAA
- a CDS encoding amidohydrolase: MDKKITKEFRELVEKLIDEVLPQVIEWRHFIHSNPELAFHEFETSKFVQEKLQEFEIPYENNIAKTGVIGRIEIPHATKRLAFRAELDALPIQELNTFEHRSKIPHRMHACGHDGHLAGLLGAAKVIKEVSKFYKLNQSIYFIFQPAEENEGGAKKMFEEGLKEKYHFDEVYSIHNWPEMKEGIFGIRSGSIMASYDSFDLIIKAKGSHAAMPHQGIDVIFLSSLLIQTIYSYLSRWNPVDEKVLSFTSIHAGSTYNVLPDQIEIKGTLRTFQQSTRENILNYINNLLKSWVELYGIDYKFELKEGYPATINSKEKYEKIRAFIEKTFDKSKFVEIEKPSMGSEDFSFFLRNYDGVYIWLGSKKEHSTNPPLHSPEYDFNDNILKDIISFWTYLAYWE, from the coding sequence ATGGATAAAAAAATAACAAAAGAATTCAGAGAACTCGTAGAAAAACTTATCGATGAAGTTTTACCCCAAGTGATTGAATGGAGGCATTTTATTCATTCCAATCCTGAGTTGGCATTTCATGAGTTCGAAACATCAAAGTTTGTCCAAGAAAAACTCCAAGAATTTGAAATACCCTATGAAAACAACATTGCCAAAACGGGAGTGATTGGAAGAATAGAAATTCCACATGCCACAAAGCGATTGGCTTTTCGTGCAGAACTGGATGCTCTTCCCATCCAAGAGTTAAACACCTTCGAACATCGATCCAAAATCCCTCACCGCATGCATGCATGTGGACATGACGGACACTTAGCAGGATTATTAGGAGCTGCCAAGGTAATAAAAGAAGTTTCAAAATTTTATAAATTAAATCAATCAATTTATTTTATCTTTCAGCCAGCAGAAGAAAATGAAGGTGGTGCAAAAAAGATGTTCGAAGAAGGATTAAAAGAAAAATACCATTTCGATGAAGTTTATTCTATCCACAACTGGCCCGAGATGAAAGAAGGAATCTTTGGTATTCGATCTGGCTCCATTATGGCATCTTATGATAGCTTTGATCTCATCATTAAAGCGAAAGGTTCTCATGCCGCAATGCCTCATCAAGGAATAGATGTGATTTTTCTATCATCGCTTCTGATACAAACTATATATTCATATTTGAGTCGATGGAATCCTGTGGATGAAAAAGTTTTGTCTTTTACTTCAATTCACGCAGGTAGCACTTATAACGTTTTGCCTGATCAAATCGAAATCAAAGGGACCCTAAGAACATTCCAGCAAAGCACAAGGGAAAATATCTTAAATTATATAAATAACTTATTGAAGAGCTGGGTAGAATTGTATGGGATTGATTATAAGTTCGAACTCAAGGAAGGATACCCAGCCACTATAAATTCCAAAGAAAAATACGAAAAAATAAGGGCATTCATAGAAAAAACCTTCGATAAAAGTAAATTTGTTGAAATCGAAAAGCCCAGCATGGGAAGTGAAGACTTTTCGTTTTTTCTTCGTAATTACGATGGAGTTTACATATGGCTTGGTTCAAAAAAAGAACACTCAACAAATCCTCCGTTGCATAGCCCAGAATATGACTTTAACGATAATATCCTAAAAGACATCATAAGTTTCTGGACCTACTTAGCATATTGGGAATAG
- the cfpA gene encoding cytoplasmic filament protein CfpA, with translation MAAGQFPKSPNKVDPIIPSAVASRTSLVWEGRNKIAESKKIVDDAAARVRDFVQTKLPPEIAKDVDIMASIEDKIYNYVNQAYVNMFNRYTITVEDEMMKKVRDFVDKEEMRVLARYTPREISELIDKLAGADKFNTGEIEKSIINMYGHLQGHIQRGVNDLENETNAILRQKTDVGAFVRGENAYSIVKCVFKDNLYKPKTVTDIKLSINILDSELISPIFHYQTTVEYLLKDTLAKHIMELIDREIEKLKEEIIDSGRPELTDGEIMFEKIKLVDKFTDDNASDPNSKRYAILAKKFLDKIEGLRAEIDQEDYDPLNMRERIKAIIDDENIRNRGFNTAVNTITSILDTSKLGYQVCDNKKNARECLIREYEDEDETQLPDERYSIRLVYYDQSQIRELKRIYDARMNAFIREVDAVMDVVEELYQRSKRKFGGLKKIIKDFEDLAEAVMPKKWVKERNAVNSDPDEIQWNKLKYRDPVNTFVEKNNRTYTVEIKNTSQKLKEIRQRLHQMYGYQNPIERVVIEERVNLLEQQFNKFIYEINPHHLQPGLLLDIDISTNKRKQYMMKAMANVLNEFLHSVSKGFADAAFATFKRRRSTVRDDKEMSFEADSEKDAQLKKLASQYAAPTSNQQETNTNFTPTSNNIENGETSSGVRGSADVTPKSYEDKLRDMGLKEL, from the coding sequence ATGGCAGCAGGACAATTTCCCAAAAGCCCTAATAAAGTAGACCCTATAATTCCAAGTGCGGTGGCATCACGAACTTCGTTGGTCTGGGAAGGAAGAAATAAGATTGCCGAATCAAAAAAGATTGTTGATGATGCAGCAGCAAGAGTGAGGGATTTTGTTCAAACCAAATTGCCACCCGAGATTGCAAAAGATGTCGATATAATGGCAAGCATTGAAGATAAAATCTACAACTACGTGAACCAAGCATATGTGAATATGTTCAATCGCTACACAATCACCGTAGAAGACGAGATGATGAAGAAGGTTCGTGATTTCGTAGATAAAGAAGAAATGCGGGTTTTAGCTCGTTATACCCCGAGAGAAATCTCTGAATTGATCGACAAATTGGCTGGTGCAGACAAATTCAATACCGGCGAGATCGAGAAATCTATCATCAACATGTATGGACACTTGCAAGGACACATCCAAAGAGGTGTGAACGATTTAGAAAACGAAACCAACGCTATCTTGCGTCAAAAAACAGACGTTGGTGCATTCGTTCGTGGTGAGAACGCGTACTCGATAGTCAAATGCGTCTTTAAGGACAATCTTTACAAGCCCAAAACTGTAACAGATATTAAGCTTTCTATCAACATTCTTGATTCAGAATTGATTAGCCCAATCTTTCATTACCAAACAACCGTAGAATATCTATTGAAGGATACTTTAGCAAAACACATCATGGAGTTGATTGATCGAGAGATTGAAAAACTCAAAGAAGAGATCATCGATTCAGGACGACCTGAATTAACCGACGGAGAAATCATGTTCGAAAAAATCAAGTTGGTCGATAAGTTTACAGATGATAATGCTTCTGATCCTAACTCAAAACGATACGCTATCTTGGCAAAGAAATTCTTAGATAAAATAGAAGGTTTAAGAGCTGAAATCGACCAAGAAGACTACGATCCTCTCAACATGAGGGAAAGAATCAAAGCCATAATTGATGACGAGAACATCAGAAACCGTGGTTTTAACACAGCTGTAAACACAATTACTTCTATTCTTGATACCTCAAAATTAGGATATCAAGTTTGTGATAACAAAAAGAATGCAAGAGAGTGTTTAATCAGAGAATACGAAGATGAGGATGAAACCCAACTACCAGATGAACGTTATTCCATACGATTGGTCTACTATGATCAATCCCAAATACGAGAATTGAAGCGTATCTATGACGCAAGGATGAATGCTTTTATTCGCGAAGTAGATGCTGTGATGGATGTAGTAGAAGAACTTTATCAAAGAAGCAAAAGGAAATTTGGTGGATTGAAGAAAATCATCAAGGATTTCGAAGACTTAGCAGAAGCAGTGATGCCAAAAAAATGGGTTAAAGAACGAAATGCTGTGAATTCAGACCCAGATGAAATCCAATGGAACAAGCTAAAATATCGTGATCCCGTGAATACCTTTGTGGAAAAGAATAATAGAACATACACTGTTGAAATCAAAAATACTTCTCAAAAACTCAAAGAAATCAGACAAAGACTTCATCAAATGTATGGATACCAAAACCCAATTGAGCGAGTTGTGATAGAAGAAAGAGTGAATTTATTAGAACAACAATTCAATAAATTTATTTATGAAATCAATCCTCACCATCTTCAACCTGGATTACTTTTGGACATTGATATAAGTACGAACAAACGCAAACAATATATGATGAAAGCAATGGCGAATGTTCTTAATGAGTTCCTACATAGTGTATCTAAAGGTTTTGCTGATGCGGCATTTGCAACCTTCAAGCGAAGAAGATCAACAGTTCGCGATGATAAAGAAATGTCTTTTGAAGCTGACTCTGAAAAAGACGCTCAATTAAAGAAATTAGCAAGCCAATACGCAGCTCCAACAAGTAATCAGCAAGAAACCAACACAAATTTTACTCCAACATCAAATAATATTGAAAATGGCGAAACCAGTAGTGGTGTGAGAGGTTCTGCTGATGTAACACCCAAATCCTATGAAGATAAACTAAGAGACATGGGATTGAAAGAACTTTAA